In Anopheles gambiae chromosome 2, idAnoGambNW_F1_1, whole genome shotgun sequence, a single window of DNA contains:
- the LOC11176025 gene encoding dystrobrevin beta isoform X5 — protein MEPMEARVAMLQDLKIQSFDTIRFASYRTACKLRYVQKSTNLHLVDIWNVIEAFRENGLNTLEPQNEVSVSRLETLVSSLYHNLNKRLPPTQQVHVDSKASLLLNWLLAAYSGDNSGKIRVFSIKVALAIMCAGKMVDKLRYIFSQISDGAGQLIHWKLGDFLREVLALPAAVFESPTFFYKEGLESEIFPVENKITVNDFMTGFMTEPGPACLVWMPLLHRLATVESVVHPTVCSVCMRENFTGFRYRCQRCHGYQLCQDCFWQGRVSLNHQNDHEVKEYSSYKSPSKQIGHSLRKSFRCVPDKQIQPLPRFPEQPEKTLNLSHIVPPSPLPSHNGFPDGGIPGLYDRSSTLDSRATGLSLDSNGTSGTRGAVNSNDEEHRLIARYAARLAQESRTPGGSAPDPVQIGLDSSRAQRELIMQLESKNKEIMREIQKLRRQQEAEQVAPESPALMNELRALRQRKGELEGHLGALQDSRRQLMAQLEGLMRMLKNHQTQSPRSTPNSSPRSGKSPPIPQGPPMPNQGGPRQGPMNPGGSGLPPNMPPGMLPPGVGMHPQDAHMGPGGMDMRGYAPNGNNSASPPEPTFLKERRV, from the exons ATGGAACCGATGGAAGCCCGCGTTGCGATGCTGCAGGACCTGAAGATCCAATCGTTTGACACGATTCGCTTCGCTTCCTATCGCACTGCCTGCAAGCTGCGCTACGTACAGAAATCTACCAACC TGCATCTGGTCGACATCTGGAATGTAATTGAGGCGTTCCGCGAAAATGGACTGAACACGCTCGAGCCCCAGAACGAGGTCAGCGTTAGCCGGCTCGAGACGCTCGTGTCGTCGCTGTACCACAACCTGAACAAACGGCTGCCGCCAACGCAGCAGGTGCACGTCGACTCGAAGGCTAGCCTGCTCCTGAACTGGCTGCTGGCGGCCTACTCCGGCGACAACTCCGGCAAGATACGCGTCTTCTCGATCAAGGTTGCGCTCGCGATCATGTGCGCCGGCAAGATGGTCGACAAGCTACGAT ATATCTTCTCGCAGATTTCCGACGGTGCCGGCCAGCTAATACACTGGAAGTTGGGCGATTTCCTGCGCGAGGTGCTCGCCCTGCCGGCCGCCGTCTTCGAGTCGCCCACCTTCTTCTACAAGGAGGGCCTCGAGTCGGAGATCTTCCCGGTGGAGAACAAAATTACGGTGAACGACTTTATGACCGGCTTCATGACCGAGCCCGGGCCGGCCTGTCTCGTGTGGATGCCGCTGCTGCACCGGCTCGCCACGGTCGAGTCCGTCGTCCATCCGACCGTCTGCTCCGTGTGCATGAGGGAAAACTTTACCGGCTTCCGGTACCGCTGCCAGCGCTGCCACGGGTATCAGCTGTGCCAGGACTGCTTCTGGCAGGGGCGCGTCTCGCTGAACCACCAGAACGACCACGAGGTGAAGGAGTACTCGAGCTACAAAAGCCCCAGCAAGCAGATTGGCCACTCGCTGCGCAAAAGCTTCCGGTGCGTGCCGGACAAACAGATCCAACCGTTGCCCCGGTTCCCGGAGCAGCCCGAGAAAACGCTCAACCTGTCGCACATCGTGCCGCCGTCGCCGCTACCCTCGCACAACGGCTTCCCGGACGGTGGCATACCGGGGCTGTACGATCGCAGCAGCACGCTGGACTCGCG GGCGACCGGCTTGTCGCTGGACAGCAACGGAACGTCCGGTACGCGCGGTGCCGTTAATTCCAACGACGAGGAGCACAGACTGATTGCGCGATACGCAGCGCGACTAGCACAGGAATCGCGAACG CCCGGTGGATCCGCCCCCGACCCAGTACAGATAGGGCTGGACAGTTCGCGGGCCCAGCGCGAACTGATCATGCAGCTCGAATCGAAGAACAAGGAAATTATGCGCGAAATTCAGAAGCTGCGGCGCCAGCAGGAAGCGGAACAGGTCGCCCCCGAAAGCCCCGCCCTGATGAACGAGCTGCGCGCGCTGCGCCAGCGCAAGGGCGAGCTGGAGGGGCATCTCGGTGCGCTGCAGGACTCGCGCCGGCAGCTGATGGCCCAGCTCGAGGGGCTGATGCGCATGCTGAAGAACCATCAAACGCAAAGCCCTCGCTCGACGCCCAACTCTAGTCCACGGTCGGGCAAAAGCCCACCGATACCGCAGG GGCCACCAATGCCAAACCAAGGCGGCCCCCGTCAGGGCCCGATGAACCCCGGCGGTTCCGGGCTGCCCCCCAATATGCCCCCCGGTATGCTGCCGCCCGGGGTAGGAATGCACCCGCAAGATGCGCACATGGGCCCCGGCGGCATGGACATGCGGGGATACGCCCCGAACGGAAACAACA GTGCATCCCCACCGGAACCGACGTTCTTGAAGGAGCGCAGAGTTTAG
- the LOC11176025 gene encoding dystrobrevin beta isoform X4, with the protein MEPMEARVAMLQDLKIQSFDTIRFASYRTACKLRYVQKSTNLHLVDIWNVIEAFRENGLNTLEPQNEVSVSRLETLVSSLYHNLNKRLPPTQQVHVDSKASLLLNWLLAAYSGDNSGKIRVFSIKVALAIMCAGKMVDKLRYIFSQISDGAGQLIHWKLGDFLREVLALPAAVFESPTFFYKEGLESEIFPVENKITVNDFMTGFMTEPGPACLVWMPLLHRLATVESVVHPTVCSVCMRENFTGFRYRCQRCHGYQLCQDCFWQGRVSLNHQNDHEVKEYSSYKSPSKQIGHSLRKSFRCVPDKQIQPLPRFPEQPEKTLNLSHIVPPSPLPSHNGFPDGGIPGLYDRSSTLDSRATGLSLDSNGTSGTRGAVNSNDEEHRLIARYAARLAQESRTPGGSAPDPVQIGLDSSRAQRELIMQLESKNKEIMREIQKLRRQQEAEQVAPESPALMNELRALRQRKGELEGHLGALQDSRRQLMAQLEGLMRMLKNHQTQSPRSTPNSSPRSGKSPPIPQGPPMPNQGGPRQGPMNPGGSGLPPNMPPGMLPPGVGMHPQDAHMGPGGMDMRGYAPNGNNIASLLIPSSSTVSVEP; encoded by the exons ATGGAACCGATGGAAGCCCGCGTTGCGATGCTGCAGGACCTGAAGATCCAATCGTTTGACACGATTCGCTTCGCTTCCTATCGCACTGCCTGCAAGCTGCGCTACGTACAGAAATCTACCAACC TGCATCTGGTCGACATCTGGAATGTAATTGAGGCGTTCCGCGAAAATGGACTGAACACGCTCGAGCCCCAGAACGAGGTCAGCGTTAGCCGGCTCGAGACGCTCGTGTCGTCGCTGTACCACAACCTGAACAAACGGCTGCCGCCAACGCAGCAGGTGCACGTCGACTCGAAGGCTAGCCTGCTCCTGAACTGGCTGCTGGCGGCCTACTCCGGCGACAACTCCGGCAAGATACGCGTCTTCTCGATCAAGGTTGCGCTCGCGATCATGTGCGCCGGCAAGATGGTCGACAAGCTACGAT ATATCTTCTCGCAGATTTCCGACGGTGCCGGCCAGCTAATACACTGGAAGTTGGGCGATTTCCTGCGCGAGGTGCTCGCCCTGCCGGCCGCCGTCTTCGAGTCGCCCACCTTCTTCTACAAGGAGGGCCTCGAGTCGGAGATCTTCCCGGTGGAGAACAAAATTACGGTGAACGACTTTATGACCGGCTTCATGACCGAGCCCGGGCCGGCCTGTCTCGTGTGGATGCCGCTGCTGCACCGGCTCGCCACGGTCGAGTCCGTCGTCCATCCGACCGTCTGCTCCGTGTGCATGAGGGAAAACTTTACCGGCTTCCGGTACCGCTGCCAGCGCTGCCACGGGTATCAGCTGTGCCAGGACTGCTTCTGGCAGGGGCGCGTCTCGCTGAACCACCAGAACGACCACGAGGTGAAGGAGTACTCGAGCTACAAAAGCCCCAGCAAGCAGATTGGCCACTCGCTGCGCAAAAGCTTCCGGTGCGTGCCGGACAAACAGATCCAACCGTTGCCCCGGTTCCCGGAGCAGCCCGAGAAAACGCTCAACCTGTCGCACATCGTGCCGCCGTCGCCGCTACCCTCGCACAACGGCTTCCCGGACGGTGGCATACCGGGGCTGTACGATCGCAGCAGCACGCTGGACTCGCG GGCGACCGGCTTGTCGCTGGACAGCAACGGAACGTCCGGTACGCGCGGTGCCGTTAATTCCAACGACGAGGAGCACAGACTGATTGCGCGATACGCAGCGCGACTAGCACAGGAATCGCGAACG CCCGGTGGATCCGCCCCCGACCCAGTACAGATAGGGCTGGACAGTTCGCGGGCCCAGCGCGAACTGATCATGCAGCTCGAATCGAAGAACAAGGAAATTATGCGCGAAATTCAGAAGCTGCGGCGCCAGCAGGAAGCGGAACAGGTCGCCCCCGAAAGCCCCGCCCTGATGAACGAGCTGCGCGCGCTGCGCCAGCGCAAGGGCGAGCTGGAGGGGCATCTCGGTGCGCTGCAGGACTCGCGCCGGCAGCTGATGGCCCAGCTCGAGGGGCTGATGCGCATGCTGAAGAACCATCAAACGCAAAGCCCTCGCTCGACGCCCAACTCTAGTCCACGGTCGGGCAAAAGCCCACCGATACCGCAGG GGCCACCAATGCCAAACCAAGGCGGCCCCCGTCAGGGCCCGATGAACCCCGGCGGTTCCGGGCTGCCCCCCAATATGCCCCCCGGTATGCTGCCGCCCGGGGTAGGAATGCACCCGCAAGATGCGCACATGGGCCCCGGCGGCATGGACATGCGGGGATACGCCCCGAACGGAAACAACA TCGCATCCCTTCTCATCCCATCATCGTCTACGGTTTCAGTTGAACCATAA
- the LOC11176025 gene encoding dystrobrevin beta isoform X6 has product MEPMEARVAMLQDLKIQSFDTIRFASYRTACKLRYVQKSTNLHLVDIWNVIEAFRENGLNTLEPQNEVSVSRLETLVSSLYHNLNKRLPPTQQVHVDSKASLLLNWLLAAYSGDNSGKIRVFSIKVALAIMCAGKMVDKLRYIFSQISDGAGQLIHWKLGDFLREVLALPAAVFESPTFFYKEGLESEIFPVENKITVNDFMTGFMTEPGPACLVWMPLLHRLATVESVVHPTVCSVCMRENFTGFRYRCQRCHGYQLCQDCFWQGRVSLNHQNDHEVKEYSSYKSPSKQIGHSLRKSFRCVPDKQIQPLPRFPEQPEKTLNLSHIVPPSPLPSHNGFPDGGIPGLYDRSSTLDSRATGLSLDSNGTSGTRGAVNSNDEEHRLIARYAARLAQESRTPGGSAPDPVQIGLDSSRAQRELIMQLESKNKEIMREIQKLRRQQEAEQVAPESPALMNELRALRQRKGELEGHLGALQDSRRQLMAQLEGLMRMLKNHQTQSPRSTPNSSPRSGKSPPIPQGPPMPNQGGPRQGPMNPGGSGLPPNMPPGMLPPGVGMHPQDAHMGPGGMDMRGYAPNGNNNGGGSGGGNIINGGSGTLGTRSNAAGACPPAGGRSDLHYAADSVSTAMSSLVRELNSVFYAHYEGHLPPGVVHKPPMRYFSEGSDDDSIASSQHTMRHSLDFDEMHMTTHEWSEKDNTQWQEQFAAWSLNSQNQ; this is encoded by the exons ATGGAACCGATGGAAGCCCGCGTTGCGATGCTGCAGGACCTGAAGATCCAATCGTTTGACACGATTCGCTTCGCTTCCTATCGCACTGCCTGCAAGCTGCGCTACGTACAGAAATCTACCAACC TGCATCTGGTCGACATCTGGAATGTAATTGAGGCGTTCCGCGAAAATGGACTGAACACGCTCGAGCCCCAGAACGAGGTCAGCGTTAGCCGGCTCGAGACGCTCGTGTCGTCGCTGTACCACAACCTGAACAAACGGCTGCCGCCAACGCAGCAGGTGCACGTCGACTCGAAGGCTAGCCTGCTCCTGAACTGGCTGCTGGCGGCCTACTCCGGCGACAACTCCGGCAAGATACGCGTCTTCTCGATCAAGGTTGCGCTCGCGATCATGTGCGCCGGCAAGATGGTCGACAAGCTACGAT ATATCTTCTCGCAGATTTCCGACGGTGCCGGCCAGCTAATACACTGGAAGTTGGGCGATTTCCTGCGCGAGGTGCTCGCCCTGCCGGCCGCCGTCTTCGAGTCGCCCACCTTCTTCTACAAGGAGGGCCTCGAGTCGGAGATCTTCCCGGTGGAGAACAAAATTACGGTGAACGACTTTATGACCGGCTTCATGACCGAGCCCGGGCCGGCCTGTCTCGTGTGGATGCCGCTGCTGCACCGGCTCGCCACGGTCGAGTCCGTCGTCCATCCGACCGTCTGCTCCGTGTGCATGAGGGAAAACTTTACCGGCTTCCGGTACCGCTGCCAGCGCTGCCACGGGTATCAGCTGTGCCAGGACTGCTTCTGGCAGGGGCGCGTCTCGCTGAACCACCAGAACGACCACGAGGTGAAGGAGTACTCGAGCTACAAAAGCCCCAGCAAGCAGATTGGCCACTCGCTGCGCAAAAGCTTCCGGTGCGTGCCGGACAAACAGATCCAACCGTTGCCCCGGTTCCCGGAGCAGCCCGAGAAAACGCTCAACCTGTCGCACATCGTGCCGCCGTCGCCGCTACCCTCGCACAACGGCTTCCCGGACGGTGGCATACCGGGGCTGTACGATCGCAGCAGCACGCTGGACTCGCG GGCGACCGGCTTGTCGCTGGACAGCAACGGAACGTCCGGTACGCGCGGTGCCGTTAATTCCAACGACGAGGAGCACAGACTGATTGCGCGATACGCAGCGCGACTAGCACAGGAATCGCGAACG CCCGGTGGATCCGCCCCCGACCCAGTACAGATAGGGCTGGACAGTTCGCGGGCCCAGCGCGAACTGATCATGCAGCTCGAATCGAAGAACAAGGAAATTATGCGCGAAATTCAGAAGCTGCGGCGCCAGCAGGAAGCGGAACAGGTCGCCCCCGAAAGCCCCGCCCTGATGAACGAGCTGCGCGCGCTGCGCCAGCGCAAGGGCGAGCTGGAGGGGCATCTCGGTGCGCTGCAGGACTCGCGCCGGCAGCTGATGGCCCAGCTCGAGGGGCTGATGCGCATGCTGAAGAACCATCAAACGCAAAGCCCTCGCTCGACGCCCAACTCTAGTCCACGGTCGGGCAAAAGCCCACCGATACCGCAGG GGCCACCAATGCCAAACCAAGGCGGCCCCCGTCAGGGCCCGATGAACCCCGGCGGTTCCGGGCTGCCCCCCAATATGCCCCCCGGTATGCTGCCGCCCGGGGTAGGAATGCACCCGCAAGATGCGCACATGGGCCCCGGCGGCATGGACATGCGGGGATACGCCCCGAACGGAAACAACA atggtggtggtagtggtggtggtaacaTCATTAATGGCGGCAGTGGTACGCTTGGCACGCGATCGAACGCCGCCGGAGCGTGTCCGCCGGCCGGTGGCCGGTCGGATCTGCACTACGCGGCCGATTCCGTTTCCACCGCAATGTCCTCGCTGGTGCGCGAGCTTAACTCAG ttttctATGCGCACTACGAAGGACATCTTCCGCCCGGCGTCGTACATAAGCCGCCGATGCGCTACTTTTCAGAGGGATCCGACGATGACAGTATCGCCTCGTCGCAGCACACTATGCGCCATTCGCTAG ACTTTGACGAGATGCACATGACAACGCATGAGTGGAGCGAAAAG GATAATACTCAATGGCAGGAACAGTTTGCTGCCTGGAGCCTTAACTCGCAAAACCAATGA
- the LOC11176025 gene encoding dystrobrevin beta isoform X1, which produces MEPMEARVAMLQDLKIQSFDTIRFASYRTACKLRYVQKSTNLHLVDIWNVIEAFRENGLNTLEPQNEVSVSRLETLVSSLYHNLNKRLPPTQQVHVDSKASLLLNWLLAAYSGDNSGKIRVFSIKVALAIMCAGKMVDKLRYIFSQISDGAGQLIHWKLGDFLREVLALPAAVFESPTFFYKEGLESEIFPVENKITVNDFMTGFMTEPGPACLVWMPLLHRLATVESVVHPTVCSVCMRENFTGFRYRCQRCHGYQLCQDCFWQGRVSLNHQNDHEVKEYSSYKSPSKQIGHSLRKSFRCVPDKQIQPLPRFPEQPEKTLNLSHIVPPSPLPSHNGFPDGGIPGLYDRSSTLDSRATGLSLDSNGTSGTRGAVNSNDEEHRLIARYAARLAQESRTPGGSAPDPVQIGLDSSRAQRELIMQLESKNKEIMREIQKLRRQQEAEQVAPESPALMNELRALRQRKGELEGHLGALQDSRRQLMAQLEGLMRMLKNHQTQSPRSTPNSSPRSGKSPPIPQGPPMPNQGGPRQGPMNPGGSGLPPNMPPGMLPPGVGMHPQDAHMGPGGMDMRGYAPNGNNNGGGSGGGNIINGGSGTLGTRSNAAGACPPAGGRSDLHYAADSVSTAMSSLVRELNSDFDEMHMTTHEWSEKDNTQWQEQFAAWSLNSQNQ; this is translated from the exons ATGGAACCGATGGAAGCCCGCGTTGCGATGCTGCAGGACCTGAAGATCCAATCGTTTGACACGATTCGCTTCGCTTCCTATCGCACTGCCTGCAAGCTGCGCTACGTACAGAAATCTACCAACC TGCATCTGGTCGACATCTGGAATGTAATTGAGGCGTTCCGCGAAAATGGACTGAACACGCTCGAGCCCCAGAACGAGGTCAGCGTTAGCCGGCTCGAGACGCTCGTGTCGTCGCTGTACCACAACCTGAACAAACGGCTGCCGCCAACGCAGCAGGTGCACGTCGACTCGAAGGCTAGCCTGCTCCTGAACTGGCTGCTGGCGGCCTACTCCGGCGACAACTCCGGCAAGATACGCGTCTTCTCGATCAAGGTTGCGCTCGCGATCATGTGCGCCGGCAAGATGGTCGACAAGCTACGAT ATATCTTCTCGCAGATTTCCGACGGTGCCGGCCAGCTAATACACTGGAAGTTGGGCGATTTCCTGCGCGAGGTGCTCGCCCTGCCGGCCGCCGTCTTCGAGTCGCCCACCTTCTTCTACAAGGAGGGCCTCGAGTCGGAGATCTTCCCGGTGGAGAACAAAATTACGGTGAACGACTTTATGACCGGCTTCATGACCGAGCCCGGGCCGGCCTGTCTCGTGTGGATGCCGCTGCTGCACCGGCTCGCCACGGTCGAGTCCGTCGTCCATCCGACCGTCTGCTCCGTGTGCATGAGGGAAAACTTTACCGGCTTCCGGTACCGCTGCCAGCGCTGCCACGGGTATCAGCTGTGCCAGGACTGCTTCTGGCAGGGGCGCGTCTCGCTGAACCACCAGAACGACCACGAGGTGAAGGAGTACTCGAGCTACAAAAGCCCCAGCAAGCAGATTGGCCACTCGCTGCGCAAAAGCTTCCGGTGCGTGCCGGACAAACAGATCCAACCGTTGCCCCGGTTCCCGGAGCAGCCCGAGAAAACGCTCAACCTGTCGCACATCGTGCCGCCGTCGCCGCTACCCTCGCACAACGGCTTCCCGGACGGTGGCATACCGGGGCTGTACGATCGCAGCAGCACGCTGGACTCGCG GGCGACCGGCTTGTCGCTGGACAGCAACGGAACGTCCGGTACGCGCGGTGCCGTTAATTCCAACGACGAGGAGCACAGACTGATTGCGCGATACGCAGCGCGACTAGCACAGGAATCGCGAACG CCCGGTGGATCCGCCCCCGACCCAGTACAGATAGGGCTGGACAGTTCGCGGGCCCAGCGCGAACTGATCATGCAGCTCGAATCGAAGAACAAGGAAATTATGCGCGAAATTCAGAAGCTGCGGCGCCAGCAGGAAGCGGAACAGGTCGCCCCCGAAAGCCCCGCCCTGATGAACGAGCTGCGCGCGCTGCGCCAGCGCAAGGGCGAGCTGGAGGGGCATCTCGGTGCGCTGCAGGACTCGCGCCGGCAGCTGATGGCCCAGCTCGAGGGGCTGATGCGCATGCTGAAGAACCATCAAACGCAAAGCCCTCGCTCGACGCCCAACTCTAGTCCACGGTCGGGCAAAAGCCCACCGATACCGCAGG GGCCACCAATGCCAAACCAAGGCGGCCCCCGTCAGGGCCCGATGAACCCCGGCGGTTCCGGGCTGCCCCCCAATATGCCCCCCGGTATGCTGCCGCCCGGGGTAGGAATGCACCCGCAAGATGCGCACATGGGCCCCGGCGGCATGGACATGCGGGGATACGCCCCGAACGGAAACAACA atggtggtggtagtggtggtggtaacaTCATTAATGGCGGCAGTGGTACGCTTGGCACGCGATCGAACGCCGCCGGAGCGTGTCCGCCGGCCGGTGGCCGGTCGGATCTGCACTACGCGGCCGATTCCGTTTCCACCGCAATGTCCTCGCTGGTGCGCGAGCTTAACTCAG ACTTTGACGAGATGCACATGACAACGCATGAGTGGAGCGAAAAG GATAATACTCAATGGCAGGAACAGTTTGCTGCCTGGAGCCTTAACTCGCAAAACCAATGA
- the LOC11176025 gene encoding dystrobrevin beta isoform X2, whose translation MEPMEARVAMLQDLKIQSFDTIRFASYRTACKLRYVQKSTNLHLVDIWNVIEAFRENGLNTLEPQNEVSVSRLETLVSSLYHNLNKRLPPTQQVHVDSKASLLLNWLLAAYSGDNSGKIRVFSIKVALAIMCAGKMVDKLRYIFSQISDGAGQLIHWKLGDFLREVLALPAAVFESPTFFYKEGLESEIFPVENKITVNDFMTGFMTEPGPACLVWMPLLHRLATVESVVHPTVCSVCMRENFTGFRYRCQRCHGYQLCQDCFWQGRVSLNHQNDHEVKEYSSYKSPSKQIGHSLRKSFRCVPDKQIQPLPRFPEQPEKTLNLSHIVPPSPLPSHNGFPDGGIPGLYDRSSTLDSRATGLSLDSNGTSGTRGAVNSNDEEHRLIARYAARLAQESRTPGGSAPDPVQIGLDSSRAQRELIMQLESKNKEIMREIQKLRRQQEAEQVAPESPALMNELRALRQRKGELEGHLGALQDSRRQLMAQLEGLMRMLKNHQTQSPRSTPNSSPRSGKSPPIPQGPPMPNQGGPRQGPMNPGGSGLPPNMPPGMLPPGVGMHPQDAHMGPGGMDMRGYAPNGNNIFYAHYEGHLPPGVVHKPPMRYFSEGSDDDSIASSQHTMRHSLDFDEMHMTTHEWSEKDNTQWQEQFAAWSLNSQNQ comes from the exons ATGGAACCGATGGAAGCCCGCGTTGCGATGCTGCAGGACCTGAAGATCCAATCGTTTGACACGATTCGCTTCGCTTCCTATCGCACTGCCTGCAAGCTGCGCTACGTACAGAAATCTACCAACC TGCATCTGGTCGACATCTGGAATGTAATTGAGGCGTTCCGCGAAAATGGACTGAACACGCTCGAGCCCCAGAACGAGGTCAGCGTTAGCCGGCTCGAGACGCTCGTGTCGTCGCTGTACCACAACCTGAACAAACGGCTGCCGCCAACGCAGCAGGTGCACGTCGACTCGAAGGCTAGCCTGCTCCTGAACTGGCTGCTGGCGGCCTACTCCGGCGACAACTCCGGCAAGATACGCGTCTTCTCGATCAAGGTTGCGCTCGCGATCATGTGCGCCGGCAAGATGGTCGACAAGCTACGAT ATATCTTCTCGCAGATTTCCGACGGTGCCGGCCAGCTAATACACTGGAAGTTGGGCGATTTCCTGCGCGAGGTGCTCGCCCTGCCGGCCGCCGTCTTCGAGTCGCCCACCTTCTTCTACAAGGAGGGCCTCGAGTCGGAGATCTTCCCGGTGGAGAACAAAATTACGGTGAACGACTTTATGACCGGCTTCATGACCGAGCCCGGGCCGGCCTGTCTCGTGTGGATGCCGCTGCTGCACCGGCTCGCCACGGTCGAGTCCGTCGTCCATCCGACCGTCTGCTCCGTGTGCATGAGGGAAAACTTTACCGGCTTCCGGTACCGCTGCCAGCGCTGCCACGGGTATCAGCTGTGCCAGGACTGCTTCTGGCAGGGGCGCGTCTCGCTGAACCACCAGAACGACCACGAGGTGAAGGAGTACTCGAGCTACAAAAGCCCCAGCAAGCAGATTGGCCACTCGCTGCGCAAAAGCTTCCGGTGCGTGCCGGACAAACAGATCCAACCGTTGCCCCGGTTCCCGGAGCAGCCCGAGAAAACGCTCAACCTGTCGCACATCGTGCCGCCGTCGCCGCTACCCTCGCACAACGGCTTCCCGGACGGTGGCATACCGGGGCTGTACGATCGCAGCAGCACGCTGGACTCGCG GGCGACCGGCTTGTCGCTGGACAGCAACGGAACGTCCGGTACGCGCGGTGCCGTTAATTCCAACGACGAGGAGCACAGACTGATTGCGCGATACGCAGCGCGACTAGCACAGGAATCGCGAACG CCCGGTGGATCCGCCCCCGACCCAGTACAGATAGGGCTGGACAGTTCGCGGGCCCAGCGCGAACTGATCATGCAGCTCGAATCGAAGAACAAGGAAATTATGCGCGAAATTCAGAAGCTGCGGCGCCAGCAGGAAGCGGAACAGGTCGCCCCCGAAAGCCCCGCCCTGATGAACGAGCTGCGCGCGCTGCGCCAGCGCAAGGGCGAGCTGGAGGGGCATCTCGGTGCGCTGCAGGACTCGCGCCGGCAGCTGATGGCCCAGCTCGAGGGGCTGATGCGCATGCTGAAGAACCATCAAACGCAAAGCCCTCGCTCGACGCCCAACTCTAGTCCACGGTCGGGCAAAAGCCCACCGATACCGCAGG GGCCACCAATGCCAAACCAAGGCGGCCCCCGTCAGGGCCCGATGAACCCCGGCGGTTCCGGGCTGCCCCCCAATATGCCCCCCGGTATGCTGCCGCCCGGGGTAGGAATGCACCCGCAAGATGCGCACATGGGCCCCGGCGGCATGGACATGCGGGGATACGCCCCGAACGGAAACAACA ttttctATGCGCACTACGAAGGACATCTTCCGCCCGGCGTCGTACATAAGCCGCCGATGCGCTACTTTTCAGAGGGATCCGACGATGACAGTATCGCCTCGTCGCAGCACACTATGCGCCATTCGCTAG ACTTTGACGAGATGCACATGACAACGCATGAGTGGAGCGAAAAG GATAATACTCAATGGCAGGAACAGTTTGCTGCCTGGAGCCTTAACTCGCAAAACCAATGA